In the genome of Vicia villosa cultivar HV-30 ecotype Madison, WI linkage group LG7, Vvil1.0, whole genome shotgun sequence, one region contains:
- the LOC131617715 gene encoding homeobox protein SBH1-like isoform X1, which translates to MLGFGGNSCSEISSMDHHHHHMMNNMETSNRKFLSFPFNNNNSSGVQDHQHHNFTHLNNNNNNTSTSVVVRDKIMAHPLFPRLLSSYLNCLKVGAPPEVVASLEESCAKCEMLNGSSGRTGSSSCIGEDPGLDQFMEAYCEMLIKYEQELTKPFKEAMLFLSRIESQLKALAVSTDFGQSEPPSMNEIDVHENNFDTQGEDQELKVQLLRKYSGYLGSLKKEFLKKKKNGKLPKEARQQLLDWWNRHYKWPYPSESQKQALAESTGLDLKQINNWFINQRKRHWKPSEDMQFAVMDATNYYMENVMCKPFPMDAMPMLL; encoded by the exons ATGTTAGGGTTTGGAGGAAACAGTTGCAGTGAGATTTCTTCTATggatcaccatcatcatcatatgatgAACAATATGGAAACTAGTAATAGGAAgtttctttcttttcctttcaaCAATAACAACTCTTCTGGTGTTCAAGATCATCAGCATCATAACTTTACTCACctgaacaacaataacaataacacttCTACAAGTGTTGTTGTTAGAGATAAGATCATGGCTCATCCTCTCTTTCCTCGTCTCTTGTCCTCTTACCTCAATTGCTTGAAG GTTGGAGCACCACCTGAAGTGGTGGCTAGCTTAGAAGAATCATGTGCTAAATGTGAAATGTTGAATGGCTCTTCAGGAAGGACAGGAAGTAGTTCTTGTATAGGTGAAGATCCAGGTTTGGATCAGTTCATGGAAGCATATTGTGAGATGCTTATCAAGTATGAGCAAGAACTCACTAAACCTTTCAAAGAAGCCATGCTTTTCCTCTCAAGAATTGAGTCTCAGCTTAAGGCTCTCGCTGTTTCAACTGACTTTG GCCAAAGTGAACCACCTTCTATGAATGAGATTGATGTTCATGAAAACAACTTCGATACTCAAGGCGAAGATCAGGAATTAAAAGTGCAGCTGTTGCGCAAGTATAGTGGATATCTCGGCAGTCTCAAGAAAGAGTTcctgaagaagaaaaagaatggaAAGTTACCAAAGGAAGCTCGTCAACAACTACTCGATTGGTGGAACCGGCATTACAAATGGCCATATCCATCG GAATCTCAAAAACAAGCACTTGCAGAATCGACAGGGCTAGATTTGAAACAGATCAACAACTGGTTCATCAATCAGAGAAAACGTCACTGGAAACCTTCTGAGGATATGCAATTTGCTGTGATGGATGCCACAAACTACTACATGGAAAATGTAATGTGCAAACCATTTCCCATGGATGCCATGCCTATGCTTCTTTAG
- the LOC131617715 gene encoding homeobox protein SBH1-like isoform X2: MDHHHHHMMNNMETSNRKFLSFPFNNNNSSGVQDHQHHNFTHLNNNNNNTSTSVVVRDKIMAHPLFPRLLSSYLNCLKVGAPPEVVASLEESCAKCEMLNGSSGRTGSSSCIGEDPGLDQFMEAYCEMLIKYEQELTKPFKEAMLFLSRIESQLKALAVSTDFGQSEPPSMNEIDVHENNFDTQGEDQELKVQLLRKYSGYLGSLKKEFLKKKKNGKLPKEARQQLLDWWNRHYKWPYPSESQKQALAESTGLDLKQINNWFINQRKRHWKPSEDMQFAVMDATNYYMENVMCKPFPMDAMPMLL; this comes from the exons ATggatcaccatcatcatcatatgatgAACAATATGGAAACTAGTAATAGGAAgtttctttcttttcctttcaaCAATAACAACTCTTCTGGTGTTCAAGATCATCAGCATCATAACTTTACTCACctgaacaacaataacaataacacttCTACAAGTGTTGTTGTTAGAGATAAGATCATGGCTCATCCTCTCTTTCCTCGTCTCTTGTCCTCTTACCTCAATTGCTTGAAG GTTGGAGCACCACCTGAAGTGGTGGCTAGCTTAGAAGAATCATGTGCTAAATGTGAAATGTTGAATGGCTCTTCAGGAAGGACAGGAAGTAGTTCTTGTATAGGTGAAGATCCAGGTTTGGATCAGTTCATGGAAGCATATTGTGAGATGCTTATCAAGTATGAGCAAGAACTCACTAAACCTTTCAAAGAAGCCATGCTTTTCCTCTCAAGAATTGAGTCTCAGCTTAAGGCTCTCGCTGTTTCAACTGACTTTG GCCAAAGTGAACCACCTTCTATGAATGAGATTGATGTTCATGAAAACAACTTCGATACTCAAGGCGAAGATCAGGAATTAAAAGTGCAGCTGTTGCGCAAGTATAGTGGATATCTCGGCAGTCTCAAGAAAGAGTTcctgaagaagaaaaagaatggaAAGTTACCAAAGGAAGCTCGTCAACAACTACTCGATTGGTGGAACCGGCATTACAAATGGCCATATCCATCG GAATCTCAAAAACAAGCACTTGCAGAATCGACAGGGCTAGATTTGAAACAGATCAACAACTGGTTCATCAATCAGAGAAAACGTCACTGGAAACCTTCTGAGGATATGCAATTTGCTGTGATGGATGCCACAAACTACTACATGGAAAATGTAATGTGCAAACCATTTCCCATGGATGCCATGCCTATGCTTCTTTAG